One Methanobacterium sp. genomic region harbors:
- the cbiT gene encoding precorrin-6Y C5,15-methyltransferase (decarboxylating) subunit CbiT, translating into MISDDEFITHKDVPGPTKEEIRCLVMCKSKVSPEDIVVDIGCGTGGLTLEFAKRSRLVYAVDKNLDALNTTEKNLKKHKLDKKVQLIHSDALEALRDIETFDILMIGGSGGDLPLLIEEGYQKLTQNGKIIVTSILLETPVEAVQTMEKLQMDIDIVDVSISKGRIMKRGTMMLARNPINIVTGQKN; encoded by the coding sequence ATGATTTCAGATGATGAATTTATAACTCACAAAGATGTACCTGGACCAACCAAAGAAGAAATAAGATGCCTTGTTATGTGCAAATCAAAGGTATCGCCAGAGGATATTGTAGTTGATATAGGCTGTGGAACAGGAGGGTTGACTTTAGAATTTGCTAAAAGGTCACGTCTTGTTTATGCAGTGGATAAAAATTTAGATGCGCTAAATACAACAGAAAAAAACCTTAAAAAGCATAAACTGGATAAAAAAGTACAGCTTATCCATAGTGATGCCCTTGAAGCCTTAAGAGACATTGAAACCTTTGATATTTTGATGATTGGAGGGAGTGGTGGAGATTTACCTCTTTTAATAGAGGAAGGCTACCAGAAACTCACACAAAATGGAAAAATAATAGTTACCTCAATTTTACTCGAAACCCCTGTTGAAGCTGTTCAAACAATGGAAAAACTCCAGATGGATATTGATATAGTTGATGTATCTATTTCAAAGGGACGTATCATGAAAAGAGGAACTATGATGCTTGCAAGGAACCCTATAAATATTGTTACTGGCCAAAAAAATTGA
- a CDS encoding flavin reductase family protein has product MSFEEIGTENAYKVLAPRPTIIVTTINKKGEVNAAPFSFTMPVSMDPPLIAFASVASHHTYKNIVEVDEFVVNIPKEDILNKLWITGEKFPYGVNEIEKAGLTSKPSKKVSPPGIEECVAYIECKVHWIKNAGDHNIIVGEVLNVSAKEDSLKDGNLDVEKIKPVLHVGGVNFVVGDHLKKVE; this is encoded by the coding sequence ATGAGCTTTGAAGAAATAGGCACGGAAAATGCGTATAAAGTATTAGCACCTCGTCCTACAATTATTGTAACAACCATAAATAAGAAAGGTGAAGTAAATGCTGCTCCATTTTCTTTTACAATGCCAGTTTCAATGGATCCTCCATTAATTGCTTTTGCATCAGTTGCAAGCCATCATACCTATAAAAATATAGTGGAAGTTGATGAGTTTGTGGTAAATATTCCAAAGGAAGATATCTTAAATAAATTATGGATAACTGGTGAAAAGTTCCCATACGGTGTAAATGAAATAGAAAAGGCAGGTCTTACTTCAAAACCATCTAAAAAAGTTTCACCACCTGGAATCGAGGAGTGCGTCGCATATATTGAGTGTAAAGTGCACTGGATTAAAAATGCTGGAGATCATAATATTATCGTGGGAGAAGTCCTAAATGTCAGCGCTAAGGAAGATTCCTTAAAAGATGGTAATTTAGACGTTGAAAAGATAAAACCAGTTTTACATGTTGGTGGAGTGAATTTTGTAGTTGGAGATCACCTCAAGAAAGTTGAATAG
- a CDS encoding TATA-box-binding protein: protein MTDVPIKVENIVASATLGKSIELPKVAPALEGVEYNLEQFPGLVYKLKEPKTAALIFGSGKLVCTGAKSIDDSVKAIHITVDKMRKLDSEIPEEFNIKVQNIVASANLGKTLNLEAVALDLENTEYEPEQFPGLVYRLEDPKVVLLLFGSGKVVCTGAKTIDDAQLGVEKTKERLGELDLI from the coding sequence TTGACAGATGTACCAATTAAAGTTGAGAATATTGTAGCTTCTGCAACTCTTGGAAAATCAATTGAACTGCCTAAGGTAGCCCCGGCGCTAGAAGGTGTCGAATATAACCTGGAACAGTTCCCAGGACTTGTTTACAAGCTTAAAGAGCCTAAAACAGCAGCTCTTATATTTGGATCAGGAAAATTAGTATGTACTGGCGCGAAATCTATAGATGATTCAGTAAAAGCTATACATATTACTGTAGATAAAATGAGGAAACTTGATTCAGAAATACCTGAAGAATTTAATATTAAAGTACAGAACATAGTTGCTTCTGCAAATTTAGGAAAAACATTAAACCTTGAAGCAGTAGCATTAGATTTAGAAAATACAGAATACGAACCAGAACAATTTCCAGGTTTAGTTTACAGACTTGAAGACCCTAAAGTTGTATTATTACTGTTCGGTTCTGGAAAAGTAGTATGTACTGGTGCAAAAACCATAGACGATGCTCAGCTCGGCGTTGAAAAAACGAAAGAAAGACTGGGTGAACTGGATTTAATTTAA
- a CDS encoding ABC transporter ATP-binding protein, producing the protein MIKVENLSKTYKIENGGEIKALNDINLNVEEGEIVGIIGMSGSGKTSLLRILRGVEPFDSGKITLDGIEVSSDSSPYYFAKLKNSTAIHLQRSFGLWGETALQNVVRKLAGVKYGDESLQDVDDAVVEFGDQAKEILEIVGLGHKINHFAPVLSGGEKQRLIMARQLAKKPKVLLLDEPATMSCPRTKQEILDAIKNINKELGVTIVLVSHLPEVHRYLSDRLVLIENGEIIDEGSTEKIITKFMGPMEPAEPLAGHENIGDPIIKVNDLNKRFFLLKGGNTLQIKDIKFDIKKGEIVSLIGPSGAGKTVLLRMVAGLDAPDSGSILFKLNDNWVDMQDLGLERMNVRRKLGFMHQEFALTHYATIKDQIASRLGVKDEHVISKARKTAEELGISDKILDVLYQLTDLPEHEAKARLEKIELKPDILDLLFPKFPDTEVRKYAEPIFEALDLPLDILDRCSYELSGGQKVRATLALVLTSKPEVLILDEPFGDLDPITLRIVSNSLKRINKKFNTTILMVSHHVDFIREVTTRAIMIDNGIIVGDGDPQKLCDEFIKTCKADYLVE; encoded by the coding sequence ATGATAAAGGTTGAAAACTTATCCAAGACATATAAAATAGAAAATGGTGGAGAAATCAAGGCATTAAATGATATAAATCTCAATGTTGAGGAAGGTGAGATTGTCGGGATAATTGGGATGAGCGGATCTGGAAAAACTAGTTTACTGCGAATTCTCAGGGGTGTAGAACCATTTGACAGTGGTAAAATAACACTTGATGGTATAGAAGTTTCTTCAGATTCAAGCCCGTACTATTTTGCAAAACTTAAAAACTCAACTGCAATTCATCTTCAAAGGTCATTTGGTTTATGGGGGGAAACAGCCCTTCAAAATGTTGTAAGGAAATTAGCCGGAGTTAAATATGGTGATGAGTCTTTACAGGATGTGGACGATGCGGTGGTTGAATTTGGAGATCAGGCAAAGGAAATTCTTGAGATTGTAGGTTTAGGCCATAAGATAAATCATTTTGCCCCTGTTTTAAGTGGTGGTGAAAAACAAAGACTTATAATGGCAAGACAGCTTGCAAAAAAGCCAAAAGTCTTATTGCTCGATGAACCGGCTACCATGTCATGTCCAAGGACAAAACAAGAAATTTTAGATGCTATAAAAAATATAAATAAAGAGTTAGGTGTTACAATAGTTCTCGTGTCTCACCTTCCAGAGGTTCACAGATACCTTTCAGATAGACTAGTTTTAATAGAAAACGGTGAAATCATTGATGAAGGTTCTACTGAGAAAATAATTACCAAATTTATGGGGCCAATGGAACCTGCTGAACCATTAGCAGGCCATGAGAATATAGGCGACCCCATAATAAAAGTAAATGATTTAAATAAGAGATTTTTCCTTTTAAAAGGTGGAAATACTCTTCAAATTAAAGATATAAAATTTGATATTAAAAAAGGTGAAATTGTATCTTTAATAGGACCAAGTGGAGCTGGGAAAACAGTTTTGCTTCGAATGGTAGCGGGGCTTGATGCTCCAGATTCTGGATCTATTCTCTTTAAATTGAATGATAACTGGGTAGATATGCAAGATCTGGGATTGGAAAGAATGAATGTAAGGCGGAAATTAGGGTTTATGCATCAGGAATTTGCCCTTACTCATTATGCAACAATCAAGGATCAAATTGCGTCACGTCTTGGAGTTAAAGATGAACATGTTATATCAAAGGCACGTAAAACAGCTGAAGAACTTGGTATCAGCGATAAAATCCTTGATGTTCTTTACCAGCTTACTGATCTTCCAGAACATGAAGCTAAAGCAAGACTGGAAAAAATTGAGCTTAAACCTGATATTTTAGACCTTCTATTTCCAAAATTCCCAGATACAGAGGTTAGAAAATATGCTGAACCTATTTTTGAAGCGCTTGATTTGCCCCTTGATATTTTGGACAGGTGTTCCTATGAGCTTTCTGGAGGTCAAAAGGTTAGAGCCACTTTAGCTTTAGTGTTAACATCTAAACCTGAGGTTTTAATCCTGGATGAACCATTTGGAGATCTTGATCCTATCACGCTGAGAATAGTATCAAATTCGCTTAAAAGGATAAATAAAAAATTTAACACAACTATTTTGATGGTAAGCCACCATGTAGACTTTATTAGAGAAGTTACAACCAGGGCTATAATGATTGATAATGGAATAATTGTAGGTGATGGTGATCCTCAAAAACTATGTGATGAATTCATTAAAACATGTAAAGCTGATTATTTGGTGGAATAA
- a CDS encoding HD domain-containing protein, producing the protein MKNIRDSVHGNLYLDEFEIKLVDTPQIQRLRRIKQLGFTYLVYPGANHSRFEHSIGTMHVASKIADSVGLDEHTKKMIRSCALLHDIGHGPFSHVSEGVLDTPHEYQTSKVIKESEISDILSEMFDPKEIINIIHGKGPLGHIISSELDADRMDYLVRDSYYTGVAYGMIDVERLVSSMKLEDSLVIGVKGIQAAESALIARYLMYPSVYQHHTTRIINSMFRRCIKWMFEADLVNSNTIYKYDDADITTIARSHDGQIKDIINRLDNRNLFKRVFTIKLSDLEEPKDVFKIKDKKLKKIELEIAADLGSHSEYTIIDIPEYPFFNEMRTQVSVGNECVKLNEISNLVSALKNMRFNYADICIYVPDEYAEKASEFPFEDYLELTMQKNIKDWL; encoded by the coding sequence TTGAAAAATATAAGGGATAGTGTCCATGGAAACCTTTATCTTGACGAATTCGAGATTAAACTGGTAGATACTCCTCAAATCCAGCGTTTAAGACGAATTAAACAGTTAGGATTTACTTACCTTGTTTATCCCGGTGCAAACCACTCTCGTTTTGAGCATTCCATCGGGACAATGCACGTTGCATCCAAAATTGCAGACAGCGTTGGGCTAGATGAACATACCAAAAAAATGATCCGATCTTGTGCACTTCTGCATGATATAGGACACGGCCCATTTTCACATGTATCAGAAGGTGTTCTTGATACTCCCCACGAATATCAAACATCTAAAGTTATTAAAGAATCAGAAATTTCAGATATTCTGTCTGAAATGTTCGATCCCAAAGAAATAATCAATATAATACATGGAAAAGGGCCTTTGGGACATATAATAAGCAGTGAGCTTGATGCAGATAGAATGGATTATCTTGTAAGAGATTCTTATTATACGGGTGTTGCTTATGGGATGATCGACGTTGAAAGACTTGTATCTTCAATGAAACTTGAAGATAGCTTAGTTATCGGAGTAAAAGGCATTCAAGCCGCTGAATCCGCTCTCATTGCAAGATACTTAATGTATCCCAGTGTCTATCAGCACCACACCACAAGAATAATAAATTCAATGTTTCGAAGATGCATAAAATGGATGTTTGAAGCAGATTTAGTTAATTCAAATACCATTTACAAATATGATGATGCAGACATTACCACAATTGCAAGATCTCATGATGGTCAAATTAAAGACATAATTAACAGGTTAGATAACCGAAATTTGTTTAAAAGAGTATTTACCATAAAACTCAGTGATTTAGAAGAACCAAAGGATGTTTTCAAGATCAAAGATAAGAAGCTCAAAAAAATTGAACTTGAAATCGCCGCAGATTTAGGTTCACATTCTGAGTATACAATAATCGATATCCCAGAATACCCCTTCTTTAATGAAATGAGAACCCAAGTGTCTGTTGGGAATGAATGCGTAAAATTAAATGAAATATCAAATTTAGTAAGCGCCCTTAAAAATATGAGATTTAATTACGCAGATATCTGCATATATGTTCCAGATGAATATGCAGAAAAAGCTTCAGAATTCCCATTTGAGGATTATTTAGAGCTTACAATGCAAAAAAATATTAAAGATTGGTTATAA
- a CDS encoding UbiX family flavin prenyltransferase, with amino-acid sequence MIVVAITGASGVIYGVRLLEVLKELDIDTALVITDPAKIILKYELNMEEEELKELTDIIYDPKDLTASINSGSFRFNSMVIAPCTMKTISAIANGYANNAITRSADVVLKERRKLVIVPRETPLRSVHLENMLKISREGGIILPAMPGFYHNPENIDDLCNFVVGKILDVLEIDNHMFKRWHNDNP; translated from the coding sequence ATGATTGTAGTTGCTATTACAGGTGCAAGTGGTGTGATTTACGGAGTACGGCTTCTTGAAGTATTAAAGGAACTAGATATAGATACCGCTCTTGTAATAACCGATCCTGCCAAAATAATCCTTAAATATGAACTTAATATGGAAGAAGAAGAATTAAAAGAATTAACAGACATAATTTATGATCCAAAGGATCTTACAGCTTCTATTAACAGCGGGTCGTTTAGATTCAATTCTATGGTCATAGCTCCATGTACAATGAAGACAATTTCTGCAATAGCAAATGGATACGCGAATAATGCCATAACAAGATCTGCAGATGTGGTACTTAAAGAAAGAAGAAAATTAGTAATCGTACCTCGTGAAACGCCCCTTAGATCAGTTCACCTTGAAAATATGCTTAAAATAAGCAGGGAAGGAGGTATAATCCTCCCAGCTATGCCTGGTTTTTATCATAATCCAGAAAATATTGATGATCTATGCAATTTTGTTGTTGGAAAAATCTTAGATGTCCTGGAAATTGATAATCACATGTTTAAACGATGGCATAATGACAACCCATAA
- a CDS encoding pyrimidine dimer DNA glycosylase/endonuclease V, translating to MRLWSLHPEYLDTKGLVALWREGIMARNVLNGKTEGYKHHPQLERFKKQDDPVLAIDTYLLHVYNESKRRNYNFKRDRIGIKFVNSKIEVTDGQMLYEFKHLKRKLKIRDPERYDILVNLDFPRSNPIFKVVPGDIESWERPY from the coding sequence ATGAGATTGTGGAGTTTGCATCCGGAGTACCTTGATACTAAAGGCCTTGTCGCACTTTGGAGAGAAGGAATAATGGCCCGTAATGTTCTTAATGGAAAAACTGAAGGTTACAAACATCATCCTCAACTTGAAAGGTTTAAAAAACAAGATGATCCGGTACTCGCCATTGATACTTACTTATTACATGTTTACAATGAATCTAAAAGAAGAAATTATAATTTTAAGAGGGATAGAATTGGAATTAAGTTTGTAAATTCTAAAATTGAAGTAACTGATGGACAAATGCTTTATGAGTTTAAACATTTAAAAAGAAAGCTCAAAATAAGGGATCCTGAAAGATATGATATATTGGTGAATTTAGATTTTCCCCGGTCAAATCCAATTTTTAAAGTAGTGCCGGGAGATATAGAATCGTGGGAAAGACCATATTGA
- a CDS encoding DUF2795 domain-containing protein: MAQKRQKRFNVSPAQVEKSIKGTHFPAQKQDLIQRARENHANQDVLKVLENMPDKQFNSPVDISKAMGKM; encoded by the coding sequence TTGGCACAAAAGCGACAGAAAAGGTTTAATGTAAGTCCAGCACAGGTTGAAAAATCCATAAAGGGGACTCATTTTCCTGCACAAAAGCAAGATTTAATTCAAAGAGCAAGAGAAAATCATGCTAATCAGGATGTTTTGAAAGTTTTAGAAAATATGCCTGATAAACAATTCAATTCCCCTGTAGATATAAGCAAAGCGATGGGAAAAATGTAA
- a CDS encoding molybdenum cofactor biosynthesis protein MoaE: protein MALNVRVIKKDEELITIPDLINQVKKNPKIDECGAVFSFEGIVRGKENETKVKKLNLSTPDIQKTEKELKEIIEEVKNKHGVAEIAAVHYVGEFYTGDSLLLVVVAGAHRGETVDALKESIERIKHDLEFKKEEFTDEGKNIIMSGG, encoded by the coding sequence ATGGCTCTAAATGTAAGGGTTATCAAAAAAGATGAAGAATTAATTACAATTCCCGACCTTATAAATCAGGTTAAAAAGAATCCTAAAATCGATGAATGTGGAGCAGTATTTTCCTTTGAAGGTATAGTAAGGGGCAAAGAAAATGAAACTAAAGTTAAAAAGTTGAATTTAAGTACCCCTGATATTCAAAAAACCGAAAAGGAACTTAAAGAAATCATAGAAGAGGTTAAAAATAAACATGGAGTGGCAGAAATAGCCGCAGTACACTATGTTGGGGAATTTTACACGGGGGACTCTCTTTTACTTGTAGTTGTAGCTGGAGCACACAGAGGCGAAACAGTAGATGCTCTTAAAGAATCAATAGAGCGTATAAAACATGATCTTGAATTTAAAAAAGAAGAATTTACTGATGAAGGAAAAAACATTATTATGTCCGGAGGATAA
- a CDS encoding pseudomurein-binding repeat-containing protein: MERLNLKQYREMVSFILDYKKTHGKMPEHVMVKGYKISKKEYINMIERVNKFILEMGRNPRTVDIEPSPKEYLADYPEDNLDDDINH; this comes from the coding sequence ATGGAAAGACTCAACCTCAAACAGTACAGGGAAATGGTCAGTTTTATACTGGATTATAAAAAGACACATGGAAAAATGCCAGAGCATGTAATGGTTAAAGGATATAAAATCTCCAAGAAAGAGTATATAAACATGATAGAACGTGTAAATAAATTTATACTTGAAATGGGGAGAAATCCGCGAACGGTTGATATTGAACCATCACCAAAAGAATACCTGGCGGATTATCCAGAAGATAATTTAGACGATGATATTAACCATTAA
- a CDS encoding universal stress protein: protein MFKTILVPTDGSEYAGRAEDIAISMANKYNARIVGVYVIDEKLIYPYDVLEDEGKTILKKLSEKAKKEDVVVDEILVFGDPRKDIPTITRRMEADIVVIGTHGKKGLEKLILGSVAESILKSVEAPVMLVK, encoded by the coding sequence ATGTTTAAAACAATATTGGTTCCAACAGACGGTTCTGAATATGCCGGAAGGGCTGAAGATATAGCAATTTCTATGGCAAATAAGTATAATGCAAGAATAGTTGGGGTCTATGTGATTGATGAAAAGCTTATTTATCCCTATGATGTTCTTGAAGATGAAGGTAAAACAATATTAAAAAAATTAAGCGAAAAAGCTAAAAAAGAAGACGTAGTTGTTGATGAAATCCTCGTATTTGGAGATCCGCGTAAGGATATACCTACTATAACTCGAAGGATGGAAGCAGACATTGTTGTTATTGGAACCCACGGAAAAAAGGGTTTAGAAAAGCTAATACTTGGCAGCGTAGCTGAAAGTATTTTAAAATCTGTAGAAGCGCCTGTAATGCTTGTTAAATAA
- the serB gene encoding phosphoserine phosphatase SerB yields the protein MIKLIAFDLDNVLIDSEAIDEIGKLMGIEDKIAEITKKAMEGDLDFETSIKERVALLKGASVDDIKKAIYDIPLMEGAKETIEVLKERGYKIATITGSFEVIANRMKEELNLDYAVSNTLHEENGVLTGEVSGPLVNGSKADVLTDLMKKEDISADECAAVGDGANDISMLEMVKLGIAFNAKPVLREIADVVIEKKDLKELLPLFEDNMDNKDSAEISETPVKEESFDKLLAEKREHEKKLNGLTKERDELNSEARSQRQVRDDLNASIKENLNKAIEFRDKRDKTNVEVKKYKTLRDQTNEKLKSMEWASGKRDIVNIEKEIKRLDKTIETKVLDIKKENELVKKVTELQKKLQTMQEDEKIHSEAVELKEQSETYHAKVVELSDEAQSTHEQMLEYFQRIDGIRKKADEAHNTFIETKNTASKKHEEVREVLGHIRKINKKLDKVRSKKRNRESEATAKENIKEKAHAEEIYEKFKSGKKLNRDELMLLQKHNVI from the coding sequence TTGATTAAACTAATAGCCTTTGATCTTGATAATGTCCTTATAGACAGTGAAGCCATAGACGAAATTGGCAAATTAATGGGAATTGAAGACAAAATAGCAGAAATAACAAAAAAAGCCATGGAAGGAGACCTGGATTTCGAAACATCAATCAAAGAGAGAGTTGCTTTACTTAAAGGCGCTTCAGTTGATGATATTAAAAAGGCAATCTATGACATTCCTCTAATGGAAGGAGCCAAAGAAACTATTGAAGTGCTTAAAGAAAGAGGATACAAAATTGCAACTATAACCGGTAGTTTTGAAGTCATCGCAAACCGTATGAAAGAGGAATTAAATCTTGATTACGCAGTTTCGAATACTTTACATGAAGAAAACGGTGTTTTAACTGGTGAAGTAAGCGGACCTCTTGTAAATGGTTCTAAAGCAGATGTATTAACTGATTTGATGAAAAAGGAAGACATATCTGCAGATGAATGTGCGGCGGTTGGTGATGGCGCAAATGATATTTCCATGCTTGAAATGGTCAAGCTAGGAATAGCTTTTAATGCAAAACCTGTTTTAAGGGAAATTGCAGATGTTGTAATTGAGAAAAAAGATTTAAAAGAATTGTTACCTCTATTTGAAGATAATATGGATAATAAAGATAGTGCGGAAATTTCAGAAACTCCTGTTAAGGAAGAAAGCTTTGATAAATTACTTGCTGAAAAGAGAGAGCATGAAAAGAAATTAAATGGACTCACTAAAGAACGTGATGAGTTAAACAGTGAAGCCCGATCTCAAAGGCAAGTAAGGGATGATTTAAACGCAAGTATTAAAGAAAATCTCAACAAAGCAATTGAGTTTAGAGATAAACGTGATAAAACTAACGTAGAAGTTAAAAAATACAAAACTCTAAGGGACCAGACCAATGAAAAACTCAAGAGCATGGAATGGGCGTCTGGAAAAAGAGATATAGTAAACATTGAAAAAGAAATTAAACGGCTTGATAAGACCATAGAAACAAAAGTTCTCGATATCAAGAAAGAGAACGAACTGGTTAAAAAGGTCACAGAGCTGCAAAAGAAACTTCAAACTATGCAGGAAGACGAAAAGATCCATAGTGAAGCAGTGGAGCTTAAAGAGCAGTCTGAAACATACCATGCTAAAGTTGTTGAACTTTCAGATGAGGCTCAGTCTACCCATGAACAGATGCTGGAATATTTCCAGAGAATAGACGGGATAAGGAAAAAAGCAGACGAAGCCCATAACACGTTTATTGAAACTAAAAACACTGCTTCCAAAAAACATGAGGAAGTAAGGGAAGTTTTAGGACACATTCGCAAGATAAATAAAAAACTTGATAAAGTCAGGTCTAAAAAGCGAAATAGAGAAAGTGAAGCTACCGCAAAAGAAAATATTAAAGAAAAAGCACATGCTGAAGAAATATATGAAAAGTTCAAAAGCGGTAAAAAGTTAAATAGAGATGAATTAATGCTTTTACAAAAGCATAATGTTATTTAA
- a CDS encoding nicotinamide-nucleotide adenylyltransferase, producing MRGLLVGRMQPVHNGHLQVIKSILKEVDEVIIGIGSAQLSHTLKDPFTAGERVMMLTKALSENGIHASKYYIIPIQDVACNSTWVAHVKMLTPPFKYIYSGNPLVQRLFIEAENKVTEPPLFNRETYSGTEVRRRILLDEDWESLVPKSVVNVIKEIDGISRMKHLSKKETSELIQKI from the coding sequence TTGAGAGGATTACTTGTTGGAAGAATGCAGCCAGTCCATAATGGACATCTTCAAGTTATAAAAAGCATTCTCAAAGAAGTTGATGAAGTCATAATAGGTATTGGAAGTGCTCAGCTGAGCCATACCCTAAAAGATCCATTTACTGCAGGTGAAAGGGTGATGATGCTTACAAAGGCCCTTAGTGAAAACGGCATTCATGCATCAAAATATTATATTATACCCATACAGGATGTAGCTTGCAATTCTACCTGGGTGGCCCATGTTAAAATGTTAACACCCCCATTCAAATACATATATTCAGGTAATCCGCTGGTTCAACGACTTTTTATTGAAGCAGAAAACAAGGTCACAGAACCACCACTGTTTAATCGTGAAACTTATTCTGGAACAGAAGTTAGAAGAAGGATACTTCTAGATGAAGATTGGGAATCACTTGTTCCCAAATCAGTTGTAAATGTTATTAAAGAAATTGATGGAATTTCAAGAATGAAACATCTATCTAAAAAAGAAACTTCAGAATTAATACAAAAAATTTAA